ACGATGATCAGCGAGAAATAAGGTGACGACATCGGGTCGACCTCAGCCAACGGCACGATCTTCTGGTTGGACATAGTCGCGCGCTCGACGTACAGCGCGCGCTCGGCAAGCCCGGTTTCGACAAGCACCTGACGCACCTTCGGCAAATTACGGCCCAGTTTCATGATGACGGCAGCATCCGCATCCACCAGCTTGCGCTTGAGCTCTTCGGCTGACAGCACGCCAGACAGCACTGACAGGCTCTGATTGCGGTACACCAGCGGCGCACCCAATACCGACGCGCCACCCAGCATGGAGCACACGCCGGGTATCACTTGCGCTTCGTACTGCTCGGCGAGCCGGTCGTGCAGGTACATATAAGAGCCGTAGAACATCGGATCGCCTTCGCAGATCACCGCCACATCACGCCCGGCATCCAGATGCGCGGCGACATCGGCGCTGCACCTGTCGTAGAACTCGCTGATCACCTGCTCATAGGACATTGGTGCCGGCAGCGCCTCAGTGGTCACCGGATACACCATTGGCAACAGCGTCTGCGCAGTCTGCAAGTGCCCCTCGATGATGCCGAAGGCATTGCCCTTCTTGCCCTTGGCGACGAAGTACGCCACCACGGGCGACTCACGCAGCAAGCGCAGCGCCTTGACGGTGATCAGTTCCGGATCGCCGGGGCCGACGCCCAGGCCGATCAAGCGACCGCGAGCCTGCATCATTCGACCTCCGTTGCCAGTGCATTGACGGCGGCCGCTGCCATGGCGCTGCCGCCCAGACGACCCTGCATGATCACGTACGGCACGCCACGGCTGTCGGCGGCGAGCATGTCCTTGGACTCTGCAGCACCGACGAAGCCCACCGGGAACCCGAGAATCAACGCGGGTTTTGGCGCGCCTGCGTCGAGCATCTCCAACAGATAGAACAGGGCCGTCGGCGCATTACCGATCACCACCACGCTGCCTTCCAGGTGCGGGCGCCACAACTCCAGCGCGGCCGCGGAACGCGTATTGCCCAGCTCGCGGGCCAGGTCCGGAACGCTGCTGTCTCTTAACGTGCAGATCACTTGATTGTTGGCCAGCAGACGCGTGCGGGTCACGCCCTCGGAGACCATGCGCGCGTCACACAGGATTGGCGCACCGGCCGCCAGCGCATCGCGTCCGGCTTTTCCGGCGCCGGGCGAGAAACGCAGGCCCTCAATAGCGTCGACCATGCCGCAGGCATGAATCACCCGGACCGCGAGTTTTTCCAGGTCCGCCGGGATCGTGTCGAGTCTGGCTTCAGCACGAATGATCGCGAAGGAGTTGCGATAAATCTCCTGCCCATCGCGAATGTAATCAATCATCGGTGTTGCTCCGTGAGTCGGCGTTCAACTGCGCGCCGACTGCTTCAATAGTGAGGTCACGCCCACGCAGCTCGCCGAAACCCGGCTGGTCTGCGTCGCGAAAATAGAGGTTGTAACAGCCGCTTCCAACGGCCAGCAACGTCACCGGCGCGGTATGCGCAGCAGCACACGAGCGGATGCAGCCCGATAAGTGAACCGGGCGGCTTTGCGTCAGCAGGTCGGCCAGCTTTCGTGCATCGGCCTTGGTGTCGGCCAGGCCTTT
The DNA window shown above is from Pseudomonas sp. BSw22131 and carries:
- a CDS encoding precorrin-2 C(20)-methyltransferase; this translates as MMQARGRLIGLGVGPGDPELITVKALRLLRESPVVAYFVAKGKKGNAFGIIEGHLQTAQTLLPMVYPVTTEALPAPMSYEQVISEFYDRCSADVAAHLDAGRDVAVICEGDPMFYGSYMYLHDRLAEQYEAQVIPGVCSMLGGASVLGAPLVYRNQSLSVLSGVLSAEELKRKLVDADAAVIMKLGRNLPKVRQVLVETGLAERALYVERATMSNQKIVPLAEVDPMSSPYFSLIIVPGERWQG
- a CDS encoding precorrin-8X methylmutase; translated protein: MIDYIRDGQEIYRNSFAIIRAEARLDTIPADLEKLAVRVIHACGMVDAIEGLRFSPGAGKAGRDALAAGAPILCDARMVSEGVTRTRLLANNQVICTLRDSSVPDLARELGNTRSAAALELWRPHLEGSVVVIGNAPTALFYLLEMLDAGAPKPALILGFPVGFVGAAESKDMLAADSRGVPYVIMQGRLGGSAMAAAAVNALATEVE